The Pseudomonas eucalypticola genome has a window encoding:
- the hutI gene encoding imidazolonepropionase → MKTLWQHCHVATMAHGKYSIIEDAAIVTAGGTVHWIGPRSEALVGEGVAIIDLGGAWVTPGLIDCHTHTVFGGNRSGEFEQRLQGVSYAEIAAAGGGIASTVRATRAATEDELFISARKRLASLLRDGVTTVEIKSGYGLDLASERKMLRVIRRLGEALPVSVRATCLAAHALPPEYKDRADDYIAHICDEMLPALAAEGLVDAVDAFCEYLAFSPAQVEKVFLKARELGLPVKLHAEQLSSLAGSSLAARYQALSADHLEFMTEDDARAMAAAGTVAVLLPGAFYFLRETRLPPMDALRQHGVAIAIASDLNPGTSPALSVRLMLNMACTLFRMTPEEALAGATVHAAKALGLGHSHGSLEVGKVADFVAWDIERPADLAYWLGGELNKRVVRHGVEVTAGELTRG, encoded by the coding sequence ATGAAAACCCTGTGGCAGCACTGCCATGTGGCAACCATGGCCCATGGCAAATACTCCATCATCGAAGACGCAGCGATCGTCACCGCTGGCGGCACCGTGCACTGGATCGGCCCACGCAGCGAGGCGCTGGTGGGGGAGGGCGTGGCCATCATCGACCTGGGCGGTGCCTGGGTCACGCCGGGCCTGATCGACTGTCACACCCACACAGTATTCGGCGGCAACCGCAGCGGTGAGTTCGAGCAGCGCCTGCAAGGGGTCAGTTACGCCGAGATTGCCGCGGCGGGTGGCGGCATCGCCAGTACCGTGCGGGCCACCCGCGCCGCCACTGAGGATGAGCTGTTCATCAGTGCTCGCAAGCGTCTGGCCAGCCTGCTGCGCGACGGCGTCACCACCGTGGAAATCAAAAGTGGCTATGGCCTGGACCTGGCCAGCGAGCGCAAGATGCTGCGGGTGATCCGTCGCCTGGGTGAGGCCCTCCCGGTAAGCGTGCGCGCCACCTGCCTGGCGGCCCATGCCCTGCCGCCGGAGTACAAGGACCGCGCCGACGACTATATCGCGCACATCTGCGACGAGATGCTGCCAGCCCTGGCGGCCGAAGGCCTGGTGGACGCGGTGGATGCCTTCTGCGAGTACCTGGCGTTCTCGCCGGCGCAGGTGGAGAAAGTGTTTCTCAAGGCACGCGAACTGGGCCTGCCGGTGAAGCTGCATGCCGAGCAGTTGTCGTCGCTGGCTGGCTCCAGCCTGGCGGCGCGCTACCAGGCGCTGTCGGCCGACCACCTGGAATTCATGACTGAAGATGACGCCCGGGCCATGGCAGCGGCCGGTACCGTAGCGGTGCTGTTGCCTGGCGCTTTCTATTTTCTGCGCGAGACCCGGTTGCCGCCCATGGATGCGCTGCGCCAGCACGGCGTGGCGATTGCCATTGCCAGCGACCTCAACCCGGGCACGTCGCCGGCATTGTCCGTACGCCTGATGCTGAACATGGCCTGCACCCTGTTCCGCATGACCCCGGAAGAAGCCCTGGCCGGTGCCACCGTGCATGCCGCCAAGGCGCTTGGCCTTGGCCACAGCCATGGGTCGCTGGAAGTGGGCAAGGTCGCCGACTTCGTCGCCTGGGACATCGAACGCCCCGCTGACCTGGCCTATTGGCTGGGTGGCGAGCTGAACAAGCGCGTCGTGCGTCACGGCGTGGAAGTCACTGCTGGAGAACTGACCCGTGGATAA
- the hutG gene encoding N-formylglutamate deformylase, which translates to MDNVLTFKRGRVPLLISMPHAGLRLTPAVENGLIDEARSLPDTDWHIPRLYDFADELGASIVAAEYSRFVIDLNRPSDNKPLYAGATTGLYPETLFDGVPLFREGQEPTAAERDRYLAEIWGPYHRTIEQELSRLRDEFGYALLWDAHSIRSHVPHLFDGRLPDFNLGTFNGASCDPELAQRLESVCARFGDYTHVLNGRFKGGHITRHFGDPAHDIHAVQLELAQSTYMEEFEPFNYRPDLAEPTREVLKALLSELLAWGGNRYP; encoded by the coding sequence GTGGATAACGTCCTGACTTTCAAGCGCGGCCGCGTGCCGCTGTTGATCAGCATGCCCCATGCCGGCCTGCGCCTGACCCCGGCCGTGGAGAACGGCCTGATCGATGAGGCACGCAGCCTGCCCGACACCGACTGGCACATCCCGCGGCTCTACGATTTTGCCGATGAGCTGGGTGCCAGCATCGTGGCTGCCGAGTACTCGCGGTTCGTCATCGACCTCAACCGGCCGTCCGACAATAAGCCGCTGTATGCCGGCGCTACCACTGGCCTGTACCCGGAAACCCTGTTTGACGGCGTACCGCTGTTCCGCGAAGGGCAGGAGCCTACTGCCGCCGAGCGTGACCGCTACCTGGCCGAGATCTGGGGACCGTACCACCGCACTATCGAGCAGGAACTGTCGCGCCTGCGCGATGAGTTCGGCTATGCGCTGCTGTGGGACGCCCACTCCATCCGTTCCCACGTACCGCACCTGTTCGACGGCCGCCTGCCGGACTTCAACCTGGGCACCTTCAACGGTGCCAGCTGCGACCCCGAACTGGCCCAGCGCCTGGAGAGTGTTTGCGCCCGGTTTGGTGATTACACCCATGTGCTCAATGGCCGCTTCAAGGGTGGACACATCACCCGTCATTTTGGCGACCCGGCCCATGACATTCATGCGGTGCAGCTGGAGTTGGCGCAGAGCACGTATATGGAGGAGTTCGAGCCATTCAACTACCGGCCTGACCTCGCCGAACCGACCCGCGAAGTGCTCAAGGCATTGCTCTCCGAGCTCCTCGCCTGGGGCGGCAACCGCTACCCCTGA
- the mdoH gene encoding glucans biosynthesis glucosyltransferase MdoH: MSNSHTRPESLGEYLAHLPLSEEQRAELARCNSFSELHEYLSAQPTDESREAAQASVGRRLTLNSAAEMEEAEMLSVDQDGRVRLKATPPINRTRVVPEPWRTNVLVRMWRRVTGQKRAPEPTSDKRELPKARWRWVGSMRRYILLALMLGQTIVAGYYMKGILPYQGWSFVDLDEVIHQPVALTAQQVLPYVLQTSILILFGILFCWVSAGFWTALMGFLELLTGRDKYRISGASAGNEPIEPGARTALVMPICNEDVPRVFAGLRATFESVAATGDLDRFDFFVLSDTNDTDIAVAEQQAWLEVCREAKGFGKIFYRRRRRRVKRKSGNLDDFCRRWGSDYRYMVVLDADSVMSGECLTSLVRLMEATPDAGIIQTAPKASGMDTLYARMQQFATRVYGPLFTAGLHFWQLGESHYWGHNAIIRMKPFIEHCALAPLPGKGAFAGAILSHDFVEAALMRRAGWGVWIAYDLPGSYEELPPNLLDELKRDRRWCHGNLMNFRLFLVKGMHPVHRAVFLTGVMSYLSAPLWFFFLVLSTALLAVNTLLEPAYFLEPRQLYPLWPQWHPEKAVALFSTTIVLLFLPKLLSIILIWAKGAKEYGGRIKVTLSMLLEMLFSMLLAPVRMLFHTRFVLAAFLGWAATWNSPQRDDDSTPWSEAVRRHGPQTLLGFLWALLVCWLNPSFLWWLTPIVGSLMLSIPVSVISSRTNLGLSARDEKLFLIPEEYDTPQELISTDQYTHENRWHALKDGFVRAVVDPQQNALACALATARHHSVPAVEAMREERVRKALTVGPQKLDGNTRLHLLSDPVALARLHALVWGENNEAWLGAWRQSLEADPHSPLLPLHPQSSTPPALANA; the protein is encoded by the coding sequence ATGAGTAATTCACACACTCGGCCAGAATCGCTCGGCGAATACCTGGCCCACCTGCCCCTGAGCGAGGAGCAGCGCGCGGAACTCGCCCGCTGCAACTCGTTCAGCGAGCTGCATGAATACCTCTCCGCGCAGCCGACGGACGAGTCGCGCGAGGCCGCCCAGGCCTCGGTCGGCCGCCGGCTGACACTCAACAGCGCCGCCGAAATGGAAGAGGCCGAGATGTTGTCGGTCGACCAGGACGGCCGCGTGCGGTTGAAGGCGACCCCGCCCATCAACCGTACGCGGGTGGTGCCGGAACCCTGGCGCACCAACGTACTGGTGCGCATGTGGCGCCGTGTCACCGGGCAGAAGAGAGCGCCGGAGCCGACCAGCGACAAGCGTGAACTGCCGAAGGCGCGCTGGCGCTGGGTTGGCTCTATGCGCCGCTATATCCTGCTGGCGCTCATGCTGGGGCAGACCATCGTTGCCGGTTACTACATGAAAGGCATCCTGCCCTACCAGGGCTGGTCGTTCGTGGACCTGGACGAAGTCATCCACCAGCCGGTGGCCCTGACTGCCCAGCAAGTATTGCCGTACGTGCTGCAGACCAGCATCCTGATTCTGTTCGGTATCCTGTTCTGCTGGGTGTCGGCTGGTTTCTGGACGGCCCTGATGGGCTTCCTGGAACTGCTGACCGGGCGTGACAAGTACCGCATTTCCGGCGCCAGTGCCGGTAACGAGCCGATCGAACCGGGCGCCCGCACCGCGCTGGTGATGCCTATCTGCAACGAAGACGTGCCCCGGGTATTCGCCGGCCTGCGTGCTACCTTCGAGTCGGTGGCCGCCACGGGTGACCTGGACCGCTTCGACTTCTTCGTGCTGTCGGACACCAACGACACCGACATCGCCGTGGCCGAGCAACAAGCCTGGCTGGAGGTGTGCCGCGAGGCCAAGGGCTTCGGCAAGATCTTCTACCGCCGCCGCCGTCGCCGCGTGAAACGCAAGAGCGGCAACCTCGACGACTTCTGCCGTCGCTGGGGCAGTGACTACCGCTACATGGTGGTGCTGGACGCCGACAGCGTCATGAGCGGCGAATGCCTGACCAGCCTGGTGCGCCTGATGGAGGCTACCCCGGATGCCGGCATCATCCAGACTGCGCCGAAAGCCTCGGGCATGGACACCCTGTATGCGCGTATGCAGCAGTTCGCTACCCGCGTGTATGGCCCGCTGTTCACCGCCGGCCTGCACTTCTGGCAGCTGGGTGAGTCCCACTACTGGGGTCACAACGCCATCATCCGCATGAAGCCCTTCATCGAGCACTGCGCCCTGGCGCCGTTGCCGGGCAAAGGGGCGTTCGCCGGTGCCATCCTGTCTCACGACTTCGTCGAAGCCGCGCTGATGCGCCGTGCCGGCTGGGGTGTGTGGATCGCCTATGACCTGCCGGGCAGCTATGAAGAACTGCCGCCCAACCTGCTGGATGAACTCAAGCGCGACCGTCGCTGGTGCCACGGCAACCTGATGAACTTCCGCCTGTTCCTGGTCAAGGGCATGCACCCGGTGCACCGCGCGGTGTTCCTGACGGGGGTCATGTCTTACCTGTCAGCGCCGTTGTGGTTCTTCTTCCTGGTGCTGTCTACCGCGCTGCTGGCGGTCAACACCCTGCTGGAACCGGCCTACTTCCTGGAACCACGGCAGCTGTACCCGCTGTGGCCACAGTGGCATCCGGAAAAAGCCGTGGCGCTGTTCTCCACCACCATCGTGCTGTTGTTCCTGCCCAAGTTGCTGAGCATCATCCTGATCTGGGCCAAGGGCGCGAAAGAGTACGGTGGCCGTATCAAGGTCACCCTCTCGATGCTGCTGGAGATGCTGTTCTCCATGTTGCTGGCGCCGGTGCGCATGCTGTTCCACACCCGTTTCGTGCTGGCCGCGTTCCTGGGCTGGGCCGCGACCTGGAACTCGCCGCAGCGTGACGACGACTCTACCCCGTGGAGCGAAGCGGTGCGCCGCCATGGCCCGCAGACCCTGCTGGGCTTCCTGTGGGCGCTGCTGGTGTGCTGGTTGAACCCCAGCTTCCTGTGGTGGCTGACCCCTATCGTCGGTTCGCTGATGCTGTCGATCCCGGTGTCGGTGATCTCCAGCCGCACCAACCTGGGCCTGAGCGCTCGCGACGAGAAGCTGTTCCTGATTCCCGAGGAGTACGACACGCCTCAGGAGCTGATCTCCACCGATCAGTACACCCATGAGAACCGCTGGCACGCGCTCAAGGACGGTTTCGTCCGCGCCGTGGTAGACCCGCAGCAGAACGCCCTGGCTTGCGCCCTGGCCACTGCACGGCACCATTCGGTACCCGCGGTGGAAGCCATGCGTGAAGAGCGCGTACGCAAGGCACTGACCGTCGGGCCGCAGAAACTGGACGGCAACACCCGTCTGCATCTGCTGAGCGACCCGGTTGCCCTGGCTCGCCTGCATGCACTGGTTTGGGGCGAGAACAACGAAGCGTGGCTGGGCGCCTGGCGCCAGTCGCTGGAAGCGGACCCGCATTCGCCGCTGTTGCCACTGCACCCGCAGTCTTCCACCCCGCCAGCCCTGGCGAACGCCTGA
- the dtd gene encoding D-aminoacyl-tRNA deacylase, giving the protein MKGLLQRVGSARVEVEGEVVGAIDQGLLVLVAVEPEDTRASADKLLHKLLNYRVFCDGQGKMNLSLKDVGGGLLLVSQFTLAADTRSGMRPSFSTAAPPALGIELYDYLLAQARSQHEAVACGRFGADMQVHLVNDGPVTFLLQT; this is encoded by the coding sequence GTGAAGGGGCTGCTGCAACGGGTCGGCAGCGCGCGGGTCGAGGTAGAGGGGGAGGTGGTCGGTGCCATCGACCAGGGCTTGCTGGTGCTGGTGGCAGTGGAACCTGAAGATACCCGCGCCAGCGCTGACAAACTTCTGCACAAGCTGCTTAACTATCGAGTGTTTTGCGATGGGCAGGGCAAGATGAACCTGTCGCTGAAGGATGTCGGGGGTGGCCTGCTGCTGGTGTCGCAGTTCACCCTGGCCGCCGACACGCGCAGTGGCATGCGCCCCAGCTTTTCCACCGCAGCCCCGCCGGCGCTGGGCATCGAGCTTTACGACTACTTGTTGGCGCAGGCGCGGTCGCAACATGAAGCGGTGGCCTGTGGACGATTCGGGGCTGACATGCAGGTTCACCTGGTCAACGATGGGCCGGTGACATTCCTGTTACAGACATAA
- the pip gene encoding prolyl aminopeptidase — protein MQTLYPQIKPYARHDLAVQEPHVLYVDESGSPEGLPVLFIHGGPGSGCDAQSRCYFDPNLYRIVTFDQRGCGRSTPHASVENNTTWDLVADIERIREHLGIDKWVLFGGSWGSTLALAYAQTHPERVHGLILRGIFLARPQEVEWFYQAGASRLFPDYWQDYLAPIPADERHDLLSAFHKRLTGNDQIAQMHAAKAWSTWEGRTATLRPNPLVVDRFSEPQRALSIARIECHYFMNNAFLEPNQLIRDVHKIAHLPAVIVHGRYDVICPLDNAWELHQAWPNSELQVIRDAGHAASEPGITDALVRACDQMARRLLDLPLEEA, from the coding sequence ATGCAGACTTTGTACCCGCAGATCAAACCCTACGCCCGGCACGATCTGGCCGTGCAAGAGCCGCATGTGCTGTATGTCGACGAGAGCGGTTCGCCCGAGGGCCTGCCGGTGCTGTTCATCCACGGCGGCCCCGGTTCCGGCTGCGATGCCCAGAGCCGCTGCTATTTCGATCCCAACCTGTACCGCATCGTCACCTTCGACCAGCGCGGCTGCGGTCGCTCCACCCCCCATGCCAGCGTGGAAAACAACACCACCTGGGACCTGGTGGCCGACATCGAGCGCATCCGCGAGCACCTGGGCATCGACAAATGGGTGCTGTTCGGCGGCTCGTGGGGCTCGACCCTGGCCCTGGCCTACGCCCAGACGCACCCCGAGCGTGTCCATGGCCTGATCCTGCGCGGCATCTTCCTGGCCCGTCCGCAGGAGGTGGAATGGTTCTACCAGGCCGGCGCCAGCCGCCTGTTCCCCGACTACTGGCAGGATTACCTGGCGCCCATTCCGGCAGACGAGCGCCATGACCTGCTGAGCGCATTCCACAAGCGCCTGACCGGCAACGACCAGATCGCCCAGATGCACGCCGCCAAGGCGTGGTCTACCTGGGAAGGCCGCACCGCCACCCTGCGCCCCAACCCGCTGGTGGTCGACCGTTTCTCCGAACCGCAACGGGCGTTGTCCATTGCCCGCATCGAATGCCACTACTTCATGAACAACGCGTTCCTGGAACCCAACCAGTTGATCCGCGATGTGCACAAGATCGCTCACCTGCCGGCGGTGATCGTGCATGGCCGCTACGACGTGATCTGCCCGTTGGACAACGCCTGGGAGTTGCACCAGGCCTGGCCCAACAGCGAGCTGCAGGTCATCCGCGATGCCGGCCACGCCGCGTCCGAACCCGGTATCACCGACGCCCTGGTCCGCGCCTGCGACCAGATGGCCCGCCGCTTGCTTGACCTGCCCCTGGAGGAAGCGTGA
- a CDS encoding HAL/PAL/TAL family ammonia-lyase, protein MLLAENVVIADARMRWQDVVAVARFGAKLELSAQAWARIDNAQAIVQCIVESGERAYGVNTGLGALCNVSLQGEQLSQLSRNTLLSHACGVGKPLTDEQTRAIICAAIINFCQGKSGLHRQVVEGLLALLNRGITPQVPSQGSVGYLTHMAHIGVGLLGIGPVSYRGEIVEAARAFAAEGLQPVQLGAKDGLCLVNGTPCMTGLSCLALDDAWRLTGWADVIGAMSFEALRGQIDAFDPAIISLKPHPGMQVVAHNLRTLLAESEVIASSRGIRTQDALSIRSIPQVHGASRDQLAHAARQIEIELNSATDNPLLLGTPADFRVMSQANPHGQSVAMAADVLAITVAEIGAIAERRLDRMINPLVSGLPAFLVSQPGVNSGMMIVQYVAASLCAENRQLAQPAVVDNYVTSGLQEDHLSMGTNASLKLHRALENCTQILAIEYLLAAQAFEFLKEQRFGVGTDTAWRLLREHIPPYDQDRWLAPDIAASAALLKDPALLGRTFPELFQEFL, encoded by the coding sequence CCGTGGCGCGCTTTGGCGCCAAGCTGGAACTGTCCGCCCAGGCCTGGGCGCGCATCGACAATGCCCAGGCCATCGTGCAGTGCATTGTCGAAAGCGGTGAGCGGGCTTATGGCGTGAATACCGGTCTGGGGGCCTTGTGCAACGTATCGCTGCAAGGCGAGCAGCTCAGCCAGTTGTCGCGCAATACCTTGCTCAGCCACGCTTGCGGGGTGGGTAAGCCGCTGACCGACGAGCAGACGCGCGCGATCATCTGCGCCGCCATCATCAATTTCTGCCAGGGCAAGTCGGGGCTGCACCGCCAAGTGGTGGAAGGCCTGCTGGCGCTGCTCAACCGTGGTATTACCCCGCAGGTCCCGTCCCAGGGCTCGGTGGGCTACCTGACCCATATGGCCCACATCGGCGTCGGCCTGCTGGGCATCGGCCCAGTCAGTTACCGGGGCGAAATCGTCGAGGCTGCCCGGGCCTTCGCCGCCGAAGGCCTGCAACCGGTGCAACTGGGGGCCAAGGACGGTTTGTGCCTGGTCAATGGCACGCCGTGCATGACCGGCCTCAGTTGCCTGGCGCTGGACGACGCCTGGCGGCTGACCGGCTGGGCGGATGTCATCGGCGCCATGAGCTTCGAGGCCCTGCGCGGGCAGATCGACGCCTTCGACCCGGCCATCATCAGCCTCAAGCCGCACCCCGGCATGCAGGTGGTGGCGCATAACCTGCGCACCCTGCTGGCCGAGAGTGAAGTGATCGCCAGCAGCCGCGGCATTCGCACCCAGGACGCCCTGAGCATCCGCTCCATTCCCCAGGTGCACGGCGCTTCCCGCGACCAATTGGCCCATGCGGCGCGGCAGATCGAGATCGAACTCAACTCGGCCACCGACAACCCGTTGTTGCTGGGCACCCCGGCGGATTTCCGGGTGATGTCCCAGGCCAACCCCCACGGCCAGTCGGTGGCGATGGCCGCCGATGTGCTGGCCATTACCGTGGCCGAGATCGGTGCCATCGCCGAACGGCGCCTGGACCGCATGATCAACCCGCTGGTCAGCGGCTTGCCGGCCTTCCTGGTCAGCCAGCCGGGGGTCAATTCCGGCATGATGATCGTTCAGTACGTGGCGGCCTCGCTATGTGCGGAGAACCGCCAACTGGCGCAACCGGCGGTTGTGGATAACTACGTGACCTCGGGCCTGCAGGAGGACCACCTGAGCATGGGCACCAACGCCTCGCTCAAACTGCACCGGGCACTGGAGAACTGCACGCAGATCCTCGCCATCGAATATTTGCTGGCGGCCCAGGCGTTCGAGTTTCTCAAGGAGCAGCGCTTCGGTGTCGGTACCGATACCGCCTGGCGGCTTCTGCGTGAACACATTCCGCCCTACGACCAGGACCGCTGGCTGGCGCCCGACATCGCCGCCAGCGCCGCCCTGCTCAAGGACCCGGCCCTGCTGGGCCGTACCTTCCCCGAATTGTTCCAGGAGTTCCTGTGA
- a CDS encoding glucan biosynthesis protein G yields MIVSPCKAPRTPGKRLRSAMLAGSALICLLSAGQIWAFGLDDVAAKAKDLAGQKFEAPKSNLPAEFRDMKFADYQKIRFLNEKAEWAGDKTPFKLSFYHQGMHFDVPVKINEVANDKVEEIKYDPARFDFGDLKFDPKSTEKLGYAGFRVMYPLNKADKQDEVMTLLGASYFRVVGKGHTYGLSARGLAIDTALPSGEEFPRFTEFWIEKPNATDKQLVIYALLDSPRSTGAYKLTLRPGDDTVVDVKSKVFLRDHVSRLGIAPLTSMFLFGSNQPSKVLNYRHELHDSTGLSIHAGNDEWIWRPLNNPKHLAVSSFTVENPKGFGLLQRGREFGRYEDLDDRYDKRPSAWVEPKGDWGKGTVDLVEIPTADETNDNIVAFWNPEKLPEPGQALDHDYRLVWTSNEDQLHSPETAWVKQTLRSTGDVKQSNLIRQPDGSVAFLIDFTGPVLAALPEDAQVRSQVSVGDNADLVENNLRYNPETKGWRLTLRLKVKDPKQSVEMRAALVKDAPLPPAKPAEPVKEEKPVAKHAKANAKHAKADKAAEQPATAAAPTPEEPAKPDQVLTETWSYQLPSDE; encoded by the coding sequence GTGATTGTTAGTCCCTGTAAAGCTCCAAGAACCCCGGGCAAGCGCCTGCGTAGCGCCATGCTGGCGGGGTCTGCACTGATATGCCTGCTGAGCGCGGGCCAGATCTGGGCCTTTGGCCTGGACGACGTGGCCGCCAAGGCAAAGGATCTTGCCGGGCAGAAATTCGAGGCACCCAAAAGCAATCTGCCGGCCGAATTTCGTGACATGAAGTTCGCTGATTACCAGAAAATTCGCTTTCTGAACGAAAAAGCCGAGTGGGCGGGCGACAAGACCCCCTTCAAGCTGTCGTTCTACCACCAGGGCATGCACTTCGACGTGCCGGTTAAAATCAACGAGGTCGCCAACGACAAGGTCGAGGAAATCAAGTACGACCCGGCTCGTTTCGATTTCGGCGACCTGAAGTTCGACCCCAAGTCCACCGAGAAGCTGGGCTACGCGGGGTTCCGCGTGATGTACCCACTGAACAAGGCCGACAAGCAGGACGAAGTGATGACCCTGCTGGGTGCCAGCTACTTCCGCGTTGTCGGCAAGGGCCACACCTATGGCCTGTCGGCCCGTGGCCTGGCGATCGACACTGCACTGCCGTCGGGTGAAGAATTCCCGCGTTTCACCGAGTTCTGGATCGAGAAGCCCAACGCCACCGACAAGCAGCTGGTGATCTACGCGCTGCTGGACTCGCCGCGCTCCACCGGCGCCTACAAGCTGACCCTGCGCCCAGGCGACGACACCGTCGTGGACGTCAAGTCCAAGGTGTTCCTGCGTGACCACGTCAGCCGCCTGGGCATCGCCCCGCTGACCAGCATGTTCCTGTTCGGCTCCAACCAGCCGTCCAAGGTGCTCAACTACCGTCACGAGCTGCACGACTCCACTGGCTTGTCGATCCATGCCGGCAACGACGAGTGGATCTGGCGCCCGCTGAACAACCCCAAGCACCTGGCCGTGAGCAGCTTCACCGTCGAGAACCCGAAAGGTTTCGGCCTGCTGCAGCGTGGCCGTGAGTTCGGCCGCTACGAAGACCTGGACGACCGCTACGACAAGCGCCCAAGCGCCTGGGTAGAACCCAAGGGCGACTGGGGCAAGGGCACCGTCGACCTGGTCGAGATTCCGACGGCCGACGAAACAAACGACAACATCGTTGCGTTCTGGAACCCGGAAAAACTGCCGGAGCCCGGCCAGGCGCTGGACCACGACTACCGTCTGGTCTGGACCTCCAACGAAGACCAGCTGCACTCGCCCGAAACCGCCTGGGTCAAGCAGACCCTGCGCTCTACCGGCGACGTCAAGCAGTCCAACCTGATTCGCCAGCCTGACGGCAGCGTGGCGTTCCTGATCGACTTCACCGGGCCGGTGCTCGCCGCCCTGCCCGAAGACGCCCAGGTTCGCAGCCAGGTGAGCGTTGGCGACAACGCCGACCTGGTGGAAAACAACCTGCGCTACAACCCCGAGACCAAAGGCTGGCGCCTGACGCTGCGCCTGAAGGTCAAGGACCCGAAACAGTCGGTGGAAATGCGTGCCGCACTGGTCAAGGACGCACCACTGCCGCCAGCCAAGCCGGCTGAGCCTGTGAAGGAAGAAAAGCCTGTCGCCAAGCACGCCAAGGCCAACGCCAAGCATGCCAAGGCAGACAAGGCCGCCGAGCAGCCGGCCACCGCGGCTGCGCCCACCCCCGAGGAGCCGGCCAAGCCCGATCAGGTGCTGACCGAAACCTGGAGCTACCAGTTGCCTTCCGATGAGTAA